From the genome of Syngnathoides biaculeatus isolate LvHL_M chromosome 15, ASM1980259v1, whole genome shotgun sequence:
ttttttcatcctttctcACTGAGCAGTTGCCAGATTTACATTTAATACATGCTGCAAGCATTAAATATTTAAGATCATTTGAAGCATCGCTCTTAGCGGTTGGATGTTAAAAAGGATGGAAGATTAAAAGGCCTGAAAAAATAACTCCAAAATGTTCGAAAACAAAATGTACTGCATTCAAAATCCAAACTCAATTACCTTTTTGAGCCAAagaggacatccatccatccattttccaagccgcttatcctcataagggtcgcaggagcactGCAAACATACAAAATGTTAAAAGCGCTTCGTCCTTGGCTCCGCCCACACAAGTGATGCCATTTCTTACTTGGATTCAAAGCAACCCCGCATTTATTAATGACGTTAAAATGATTTTCTCATATTAAAAGgacttgtgggggggggggggtgagaaacATGATCGGAAAATTACTCTAAATATTCCTGGctacttttcattgttttgtcctCAGTTGCATTATGTATACAGAATATTTAAATCCCAAATTTACTTTGATTTAAGCACGGcgaatttcttaattttttttgtcgcttTCTTTTTTCTAACAGGAATCCCCGTTTATTTATTTCATGCAGTCTATATCATCATCCTCATACTGCAATTTTGTGTTCTCAATAACATGAAAAGATTTATAGCTGTATACAGcctaaaagtgtaaaaaaaactatttttgatTAATCGATTTATATTTAAAGTCACGTGAACGTGTCCACTCGATTCCTCCTAAATTGTGACGCAAGCAATTGCGCCATCGCTTCCTGTATTCCAGCCAATCAGCGAGCAGGTTGCCGTCCCATTGTGCCGCTATGACGGACTCAATGAAGACGAGCGGGGAGAATTCTCCCACCACCGAGTCCGATCCAAACAAAATGTGCAGCTATTCGGGTTGCATGAGTGTGCTGCTCCGGCTCCTGGCTGACTTGGGTAGAGAGGTTggttcagtgtttgtttttttttttttttagcaaggaAACTAGCTAAGTTGGTCCCGTTTGCTAGCTCGCTCTCGTTCGCTGCTGTTCGGCACCACTCGCAGCAAATCATCCAAGAGTGGCTTAATGAATCATTTAAACATATTTACCAGCTTCCCCACATATAGTAGTCGTCGCAGTTTTACAAAGTCTCCTTGTTAAAGAATTCGCCCGACGTTTTGGGGCTGGAGTACGGATTGTCTGCCTGGCTGTGCAGACACTGTAATGGTAGATTCCTCATCGAATGGATTCCGCCCTCGCCGCGTTACGTCACCGCGTCCGCCATAATGGATGGGGCAGCTCGACCCCATTAATCAATGCAATAAATGTACAACCGCCATAATGGATGGGGCAGCTCGACCCCATTAATCAATGCAATAAATGTACAACCTATTAAGTGCATTAATCGTTActtgatatatttttggggaataTAGATTAGGTAGAGCTATGCATTTATAAgtgtttcattttgatttttcagttttgtctCTGCTTTTAAAACATTCTCAGTTCAAAATTTGTTCAACTGTTTAGACTTTTATCaggattaatttaatttaaaatgcctTCATACTGATGTGCACTGATAGTCCAGACAAGGATAAAAAAATGAGTGGTTATTGAattatattctattttaaaaaatacaaataaaaacaaaagacatacCTGAGgcaatgtgtcttttttttttttttaaatgatttatttttgactTTTATACTGTGCCCAAGCTCAAAATAGGTGACGGCGCTTTGAGGGTGGACGTCAACATAGATGCCATAAGTCCACACTTGTCGGACGCTGCTAACGCTCACGACTGTCTACAGCGACACATCACGAAGCTACAGGTACACTACAAGCTGGTTGGACAgtacaactattattattatttatttattttttaaacctctttacactttaaaaaaaattgtattcgTCAATTTCTTGTACCTTGTCATTTAATGGAAGAACATTTCATTGTTCTTCCAGCGTCACTGGAAtagatatttttaataattaaataaaaacttgGATACATTGAGATAAGTTGTGCTGCTCAAAATTATTAGCCATAATTTTTCAGGAAATTATTGATGAAAAACGTTCTCCTGGTCTgaaaattgatttattacaaATAACGTAATATTGCTGATGTGTGACAGTGACAATGAAATTCCCTTCCACTATATAGCGATTAAGTCGCATATCCAATTTTGTTTGGTTAGGAGGCAGACTCCATAAAGGTTTTTAAGATTTTGACGGATGCTTTTAGCAAAAGCAAATAGTTTCAAACTTCAATTGTCGTAGAATCATTGCAGGATGTCGTCCTTTGGTCCAGGCGGTGTCCGAGAGCCTCAAAACCCTGGCGGAGGCTCCAAGTCGCGCGTCGCCAGAGAGCACAAAGGACGCGCCGCGTGACGCCGCGTCCTCGTCCGGCCTCCGTCACCCGACGTGGACGCCGCCCCTCCCCGACGACGTCCTGGTGCAGATCCGCGCCGGCAAGTCTGAGGTCGGTTACGGTTACGAATGTTCATCGCGTCATTAACACGCAAAAAAACACGGCACGGGCCCGCGAATCGGGAGCGGAGATGGCggggcgggggtgggtgggtgggggggggggttgtgggtCCTTTAGCGATGTGGTCGGCCGGGAGAGACCGCGTCGCTTGGAGGGCTTTGAGAGCGGGGCCTGGTCCTTGATGGATTATGAAGTGGATGCTCATTACTCTCAGATTGGATGTGGATGGAGGACAAGAGGCCCCATTctgttgtgcatttattttggtAGCCAAGCAAACAGTATTCATATTCCATCACGCCGTGCGGGGCTGGCCCTTGTTTTGTGCCTACCTGGAATTGCAATTGTCATTCCGCATCATGTAAATTGCGGCGCTCCCGAaccgacccccccacccccacccccgtgcCTCGTTACATTAGCATTACAGCAGCAACAATTTTCCTTTGCGGATGCCCTCGACGCTCTATCGATCCATCATCGCCTGCCGTTATGCGTGTCGTCTCCGCAGATCGAGCGCAGGATATCTGCATTTATGGCGCGCAAGCAGATGGAGATCAATGAAAACAACGTGCGCGAGTTCTGCAACGTGATCGACTGCAATCAGGGTGAGCGAGCGGTGGGGGGTGGGTTAGGGGGATTGAATGTGTCAGGGTGTGGAGTGGGAGCCTGCGCACAGATTGCCAATGTTTGGGAGAGAGCTGATTTCCAGCGGCCGAGAGGTCAGGCTGAACTGAGCTTGAGTAGCTAGCGGCCTCCAAAAATATGACGCTGTTCCCAGGCGCCAACGGCGGCGGCGatgttattgtgtttttattcctGCGCTGCGTTTGCTCTCCTTCCGCAGAGGACAGCTGTGCCAGAACCGATGCTGTCTTCACGCCGTATCCTGGATTTAAAAGCCATGTGAAAGgtggtcttcattttttttttttgtaatcattatTAGTGCGAATAAAACGTAACTCATGATTAACATGAATTACAAAACAACGCACACGTGTTGCAGATACTCCTTTcatgtctcatttttttatttttctggtggATGCAACACTTAGACTACTCTTAAAAATAACAGATGAAACGTGCAACTGTACAGATCGTGTTAATCTAGGTCAACAgctgacattttcacaaatattcGCCGCAGTCACACGGGTGGTCAACACGTACGGACCGCAGACCCGCGCGGGAGGCCATGGCGAGGCCGGCGATCCGGCGGCGCGCGACTGCGGCAACACGGCCATCGAGGAACGCCTTAACAACATCGAGTCTCACCTCAAACTCCCGACAGGTAACCGGCCGGACGGCGATCTGGCCGAAATTCTCTCGCTTACAGCCTACACTTTGGAATTAATAGATTTTGTAATTGGGCTTATCGATTTTATCTGAAAAACTGGCATCCTCGGTATGTTCTACCCCAAATTCTGAGCAGGTGATTGACGGTTTTGAGTTCCACAGCCGGCCCGGTTCCCGTGAGCGTCTACCAGAGGCTGAAGAAGCTGGAAGACCGCATCCTGCAGTTGGAGGGACTCTCGCCAGAGTACTTCCAGTCCACGGTAAGGACATGCGCACACTTGATTTCACCCGTACAGTAAAAGCCGCAGGCGGTTTTGATTTCTGTCGATGGTTCGTCCCCCGCcagaaaagaagagaaaaaaaaatggccagcaGGTCACTCCTACGGCGAGGAGGGAGCGGTGCCATGTCACCGGCCGTCCTGCGGGGGCAGAACAGCTGATGCCACGGGCGGGGGGCTTGAGTCACGTTTGACTCATCTCAGACTCAACTTGCCAATCTTACGACTTGCTTGGCAAAAACTTGGGAAATGTCTACGGAAAAACACTTCACCCACATTtcccaataaaatattttcacgaCCACcagcatgaataaataaaataatcaccATCTGTTGCGCCACAATGTCGTAACTTATTAGTTCGCCTGTAAatctttaacattttaaaagtccCCTTTGATGTCACATGCACTGCAAATATTATTCCCAAAATTTTGGCTCCCTCAACAGCAATTGAACGTAAATTGTAGTTTATGCTCATATGAAAGTTACTGATGTTAAAATGTATCTTAAcagtattgttttcaaatgtattattgAGTCGACTACTGTACACTGCAGAACAATGACGAAAAATACCACCTATGATGATCATCGTaatataaaaactgaaataaaaaggtAGCGAGAGAAAATATTACGTTTGACGTACTGCATTTTCCGGACTTAACGTGCGGCCAAAAGCGCAAGCGGAATCCGGTGCGGCCCGCCGGAAGAAGCGAGTCCGGCGTGCGTCGCGCGACGGCATTTGCAAACGCGTACTCGAGACGAGCCGCATCACGTCTGTTCTCCGTCTCTCGATGCCGCCGTCGCTCAGCGCAGCACGCCGCGCTCTTCAGGCTGCTTTTGACTCTCTGCATGTTTGCGCGAGCCCAGATGTCGAGTGTTTCTGTATCAACCGACTCGGTCGTTCTACTCcaagtgctgttttttttttttttgtttgtttttttaggaaGGGGGGGGAGGATAAAATGTCTGAGGAGGGAATGGAGTGCGGTTGTCAAGCAGCTCCACGCAGTTGGCTCACAAAATTTCCCAATTTAGcactaaaataagaaaaaattgccaaacagAGTTGTTGAATTTCTCGGGTTATGACGTACTAACATCAGAAGTGGAAGCTTTTGAACCGGTCAAGTCACGGTCCAGACTTCAACCCTAGAGAGTATGCAGTTTACCTGCTCAAGAGGGTGAGAAGGAAACAAAGCTACAGTCCGGTTCCAAACGGGAGGTCCTTGGTTCGTAACAGTCCTGGCGTGACTTTTCCAGGTTACGAGTGTCCAAGGAAATACTTGTGCTAATCACGaatgtttgtatttctttgtagAATCTCGCACATAAGAGACTGAAGACATCACCTGGTCAGGTATCCGTTCATTTATAAATATCATTTTTCCCgcactttcattttttgggaTCTTTCTGCCTAATTGCCGCAGGACTGATTTTGGTCTTGACTTTGCCCCTCAGGCCTGTAGTCTGACTGAGCTGGATGAGAAGATTAGTGCCGTCAAAGCGGCCTTGCTGAAGAAGGCTAACGAGTTTGGACCCGCGTACGGACCGGAGTGCCCGCTCTGACCGAAGTTGGTGTGATTGTAAAGTTAGGTGTAATACCCTGtgtgtaaataaaatgagatttaGTCCTTAAAACCTTGGACCTGTGGTTCATTTTGCGTGAACTGTAAAGACTTTCTGATGGTTTTTAATAGTCTGTACGTTAGCGTCAAAGGTGCCTAATCTGAGCGGCTAaaatttgtatgtgtgtgtggatgggCGATCATTTCCAAGCTAAATCATTAGCTTAGCATATGGTACATGCAATGTATGTCAGCATAGAACAACAGCTAGATTCCATTCATTTTTGCTATACAATAACTTAGCATATGCTACATAGTGTTTTAATTAGCATTGATTGAGCTGCTAAACGTTGTTTTGTTCAGTTCCATTTCTGCTACTACgtcattgttttcaaatcatttcagTGCTAGTCATTAGCCTAGCGTGCTATTTGCTATATATGTTAGCATCGAGACTAACAGGCCCGAGTACCCAGATACTCCCATGTCATGTTAAATTCCAATTCCACCgcattatttgtagtttttgtcatttttatggtaGTCTTTATGCTACATAAACATGAGCAGCCAGGTGCTCTTGAGGTTGTGCCAAGTTCCATTCTGGCTCGAATTCACTgcagatatatatttttggtaATTTTCAAGTATTGACGCACTTAGAGCATGTTAGATTCTGCCATGTCAAACTAAGTTTTTTGTGAGCGTGATTGATGTTAAACGACGTGGTACTGATCTACCTGAAGTTTTCCTGTCTCCCAAGTtctattttgtcacaaaaaatgaAGTGCTCGAATTCGGTGTTGTTGGTTATCGATTATTCGACTAATAAACGAGCAGACAAAATCAAACAACCTGGCGAGTGAACGTGCGCGAGCTAGCGCAAACGCACGCGGCGCAGCGTGTAATTGGGAGGAAGCTGAGCGAGGCCACCTGATTTCTGTGCCCGACTGCTGCGTCGCTGATGATCAGCGCTAATGGTTGTCATTATGACAAATGACCTGATTATGGCAACTCTTGTTTGCGAAACATCTCGCAGAGGCAACAAAgctgcgccgccgccgccgctgcgccGCTGCGCCGCCGTCTCCATCAACTGCTTCGACGAAATTGTCgattatgttttcatttttgatggCGTTTTCAGCCGTGCTGTTGGTTGAATTACTATTCAATTTCACTCCACTTATGTTGTCCAGAGTGGGCCTTGAGTAGGTACAGTAAACCTGCATTTATTGCTAGCGATACATTCTACACCCACCTGCAATAGGTCAATACCCGCGATATAGACACCAGATACATCTTTCCTAATAAATCTCTCGTAGTTTGACCCCTCCCGCACACTTTAAACttattaaaacacacttttgaaaGTGTTCCTGAGCAGGGCCGGCGCTACACGGCCACCAGACCGCAAGGTGGTCACCCCTGCCGCCTATTTCAAGGCTTCAGTCGTCTGTCAAGTACGTCTGTGGTTCAGTCATGCGGCCACAAGCGGTCCCTGTGTCTGGTAAACAGTTAGCGTTACCTGACGCGTCGCCGTTAGACGGATGCACACTCGAGACAAAACTGAGGCCGTACTGGAGAGCTCGCTAACTTGTTAGATTGCTAGCCAGTTCGCTTATGAGCTAGCACTCATAgtacacccacaaaaaaaaaatccactcaaCTGAGAAAGTGAAAAAGTTGAATGCAGAATCTCGGAACTTTCGCTTTAAACTGTTGTCTGAGGAAATTTTCATCACTTCTaacttatatactgtatttggaggaacgcaaaaatgtcttcaatgggtGTTTAACGAGAAAAAACAacttggggatttttttttttttaatgaatgctaTCATGAAAAAAAGCCGATCTTAACTTTAAACTGAAAATTGATTTCAAAACTGGCGTATCACGGTAAGATGTGGCTGCTTACAAGAGCCGCGTTGAAACATTTAGGTCACGTCAAATCTGAAATATGCATGACAAGACTAGAaaaccggtgtcaaactcaaggcctgggggccagagtTAACCCGCTACATCATTTTATGCGACACGCATAAATTTACATCAACTTAATTTATTCTTAAAATTTGCAACAAAATTGTTCCATTTCATCAATATtgttgtggttctgttggcttcatcaagccgtgatctccatctctcactggagcgattcgcagccgagtgtgaagcggctgggatgagaatcagcacctccaaatctgagactatggtcctcagttggaaaagggtgacgTGCCGTCTCCAGGTCGGGGGTGAGATACTTCCCCAAGTGGGGGAgtccaagtatcttggggtcttgttcacgagtgagggaagaacggagcgggagatcgacagacggatcggtgcagcgtctgcagtgatgcggactttgtatcctCCCCTCGCGagtgggcacgagctgtgggtcgtgaccgaaagaacgagatcccggatacaagtggccgaaatgagtttcccccacagggtgtccggctctcccttagagaacaagtgagaagctcggtcatccgggcggggatcagtgtcgagccgctactcctccgcatagAGAGGAGctaaatgaggtggctggggcatctgatccagatgcctcccggacacctccctggtgaggtgttccgggcatgtcccactggaaagagactctGAGGacgagagactatgtctctcgtgTGGCTTGGGAACtcttcgggatccctccggaagagctggaagaagtggctggggaaagggaagtctgggtatgcctgctgaagctacttcacccgcgacccgacccggaaaagttgCAGATAATGGGTGGATGTTGTGATATTGCAAGCACTTGTAGTTCTCTTTACAGGAACTATTGTCCTTGACATGATTACAAAACTAATTAGCCATTGATATTTTTGGATATATGTAAGAATATGATGAGCTgattcaacattttttgggtttcactgtcataacggccctctgagggaaacaaaaatgacaatgtggcccacgGCAAAAACGAGAAACACTTTTGCTCTTCCTGTACTGGATTCATATacaaatctatttaaaaaagtGCACTCGGGCAACGTTAGCATAGCAAAATGTGCAACGAACAGGTGTTAAATTCTTCAGTCTTTCCATTTTACAGTAAGCAGTTTGGTTCTTCCGAGCTGCTTTTTGTCCATCATGTCACCACATTTTTCTCTGTGATTGATGGAGTGACCTCGGGACAAAAGAACTTGCATTCTTATGTCTTTTTGTCAGGCTATTGTATTGTTACCACAAAAATGGggggtttcttttcctttttctcttttttttttttataatcctgTTTCTTTCAGGTGTACCTTGTTTTCCCCCCCCGTTGGCTCGGGTCCTTCTGTGGATGTTCGACAAGGGGGCCAAAATGTGCGGGGACCACTTGAGCTGCCGCAACGTTGACAAATGGATTTGGGGGTCTGTCCTCTGGAGGTTTTTTATTGTTCCCCTGGAGCTTTTGTCTCAGACACAGTCCCCCCATGAGGGTTAATGAGGACAAATTGCTCCGAGAGTAACAAATGGATTATGCGCCGGGACAAAAGCTTGTATGCGACGGCCGGGATCCGCCCATCGTGCGCCCATTGAGCACAGCGTCCGCCTCAAGTGGCTCGCCAAATATCTCATTATCTTCATCCTGCCTGTTTTTAGTCCGTGTCGAGGGTTGCGGCCTCCTGCGGTGAACTTCAGCAAACCGGCCTGGAAATTTGTGCCAACGGCCCGTTATAGAAGGTCACAGCTAGCGACTGAGACTCTCGAGCGAATAATGTTACGAGTTACCGCGAAAGTGTTATTTGCGCTACGTGTAAGATTTGAAactgtacacaaaaaaataccatatgtatgtgtgtgtagacATAAAATCTTTGATTGTATTATCAGAATCGCATCCTAACATGTCGTGTATAGTGTTGTTTGTGGCTGTCCGGCAAAAATCAACTCAGAGGACCCGACCGTTTTGGAGTCCCGGAGGTGTAGCTGGAGCGGAACCCCCCTGGGACTCtctcattctgctgggggacttcagtgACAGTAAAACCCGGAAAGGTGCGATCGGGAGGAGCGTCCCCCTAATTGGACCCAGAGTGTCGCTTTGCTTTCGGACGTCTGCGGCCATCACGAAGTGTCCCAAAGGCACGTCGTGTTCTAGCGGAAGTCTGCCCGCATGCGTACTTAACACCAGGAACCCGAGGTCTCTATTCAAAGAGCGACTGCGACTGTTTCAATGGACTTGAGGCGGGATGTTTTTCACGCTTGGGTGAAGTGAGGGACGGCGCTATCAACTGATCACTAAGTAACTAGTGATCTGAGGGCTTCGATGATTGGGAACAAGCTGGTCCAGACCTGAAGGTCCAAACCTATTGTGCGTGTCCCCTGTCGGGAAGAGCTTCACTTCCCACTGACAGAATTTTGACCTTGGTTCTATGCGGTCCGTGTTCCGAGCCTCGATTGTTGAGGCGGCTGTAAGGTGGTTCAGGTCGCTCAAATCCTTTCGAAGAAGCTGAACCCTCACATGTAggaggagccagacgaggtggTCCGGGCCTCTCTGGAGAAAGTGTCCCTCAGCTggtctgggaatgcctcgggaccTCCCCCTTTGAAGAACTGGACAAGGGAAAAGTCTGGGCTTCTTCGAttggaagaatggaagaaaaaagtCGGAATGTCactcaagggggggggggggggataaagttGTAGCGTGACTTGGAAGTCATGGACCCTGAAAAGATCCTCACGTTTAATTTGAAGGGTGCGCGCTTGTCCTTCACAGCAACTTTTTCCCTCTTTGCGAACGCGC
Proteins encoded in this window:
- the mbip gene encoding MAP3K12-binding inhibitory protein 1 isoform X1, which gives rise to MTDSMKTSGENSPTTESDPNKMCSYSGCMSVLLRLLADLGRELKIGDGALRVDVNIDAISPHLSDAANAHDCLQRHITKLQAVSESLKTLAEAPSRASPESTKDAPRDAASSSGLRHPTWTPPLPDDVLVQIRAGKSEIERRISAFMARKQMEINENNVREFCNVIDCNQEDSCARTDAVFTPYPGFKSHVKVTRVVNTYGPQTRAGGHGEAGDPAARDCGNTAIEERLNNIESHLKLPTAGPVPVSVYQRLKKLEDRILQLEGLSPEYFQSTNLAHKRLKTSPGQACSLTELDEKISAVKAALLKKANEFGPAYGPECPL
- the mbip gene encoding MAP3K12-binding inhibitory protein 1 isoform X2, producing MTDSMKTSGENSPTTESDPNKMCSYSGCMSVLLRLLADLGRELKIGDGALRVDVNIDAISPHLSDAANAHDCLQRHITKLQAVSESLKTLAEAPSRASPESTKDAPRDAASSSGLRHPTWTPPLPDDVLVQIRAGKSEIERRISAFMARKQMEINENNVREFCNVIDCNQEDSCARTDAVFTPYPGFKSHVKVTRVVNTYGPQTRAGGHGEAGDPAARDCGNTAIEERLNNIESHLKLPTAGPVPVSVYQRLKKLEDRILQLEGLSPEYFQSTKRREKKMASRSLLRRGGSGAMSPAVLRGQNS